In Leishmania major strain Friedlin complete genome, chromosome 34, the following proteins share a genomic window:
- a CDS encoding putative adenylate kinase — translation MKIVLMGAPGCGKGTQSPYIQDRYGLCHLSTGDMLRDAVARKTANGKLAKDAMDSGKLVSDDIVFGIVKDSIKNPECRYGYILDGYPRTLKQAQMMEDAGEKIDKVIEFSVPDEVILERTSGRWIHKSSGRTYHEVFRPPKTPGKDDITGEDLYQRPDDRREVCEKRLDIYKNETRPLADYFTKEGVYSTINANQAIDEVRKIIAALLDPIGIATGLK, via the coding sequence ATGAAGATTGTGCTCATGGGCGCCCCCGGCTGCGGTAAAGGTACACAGAGCCCGTACATACAGGACCGGTACGGTCTGTGCCATCTGTCGACGGGCGATATGCTGCgcgacgcggtggcgcggaAGACTGCAAACGGAAAACTGGCGAAGGACGCCATGGATTCGGGCAAGCTTGTCAGTGACGACATTGTTTTTGGGATTGTGAAGGATAGCATTAAGAACCCTGAGTGCCGCTACGGCTACATCCTAGACGGCTACCCGCGCACGCTGAAGCAGGCGCAAATGATGGAGGACGCCGGGGAGAAGATAGACAAGGTAATCGAGTTCAGCGTTCCGGACGAGGTCATCCTGGAGCGGACGAGTGGGCGGTGGATTCACAAGTCGAGCGGGCGCACGTACCACGAGGTGTTCCGCCCTCCGAAGACGCCCGGCAAGGATGACATAACGGGTGAGGACCTCTACCAACGCCCCGACGATCGCCGCGAGGTGTGCGAGAAGCGCCTGGATATCTATAAGAATGAGACTCGTCCTCTCGCCGACTACTTCACCAAGGAGGGCGTGTATTCGACGATCAACGCCAACCAAGCGATCGACGAAGTTCGAAAGATTATCGCCGCTTTGTTGGACCCCATTGGCATTGCAACGGGCCTCAAGTAG
- a CDS encoding adenylate kinase 2: protein MKIVMEGPPQGGKTTVASVVKERYGLCYVSTSEAVRNAVRLGNSAYSSQLKQLIDNDERIPDSLEVKVVSEATRRPDCVNGFVLDGFPRTRKQSKMMQDLENVKVDIVVELEISNSELQTRFGGRWYHPKSGRIYHTFYDPPLNAGKDDYTGEPLVQHLEDTPERIQERMSQYRQQLSEVRSTFARDAWVTVEASGNVESVRNNVFAVLDPLYFAQASKKVPKPWWKLW, encoded by the coding sequence ATGAAGATTGTGATGGAAGGGCCCCCGCAAGGGGGTAAGACGACCGTGGCGTCTGTGGTGAAGGAGCGCTACGGCCTGTGCTATGTGTCCACGAGCGAGGCCGTGCGAAACGCGGTGCGCCTCGGCAACAGCGCGTATAGCTCacagctgaagcagctgaTCGACAACGACGAGCGCATTCCCGACTCACTGGAAGTGAAGGTTGTCAGCGAGGCCACGAGGCGGCCGGACTGCGTCAATGGCTTCGTGCTGGACGGTTTTCCGCGCACCCGCAAGCAGTCAAAGATGATGCAAGATTTGGAGAATGTGAAAGTCGACATTGTGGTCGAGTTGGAGATTTCGAACAGTGAGCTACAGACTCGCTTCGGCGGTCGCTGGTACCACCCCAAGTCGGGACGCATCTATCACACCTTTTACGACCCGCCCCTGAATGCAGGCAAGGACGACTACACCGGCGAGCCCCTAGTGCAGCACTTAGAAGACACGCCGGAGAGGATCCAGGAGCGCATGTCCCAGTATCGCCAGCAGCTCAGCGAGGTGCGGAGCACTTTTGCACGTGATGCGTGGGTGACTGTGGAGGCAAGCGGCAATGTGGAGTCTGTGCGGAACAACGTCTTCGCGGTGCTCGACCCTTTGTACTTTGCTCAAGCCTCCAAGAAGGTGCCGAAGCCGTGGTGGAAATTGTGGTGA